In a single window of the Dromaius novaehollandiae isolate bDroNov1 chromosome 17, bDroNov1.hap1, whole genome shotgun sequence genome:
- the ISCU gene encoding iron-sulfur cluster assembly enzyme ISCU: protein MAALRAVGAALLRPGRGEAAARLGYHKKVVDHYENPRNVGSLDRNAKNVGTGLVGAPACGDVMKLQVEVDENGKIIDARFKTFGCGSAIASSSLATEWVKGKTVDEALKIRNTDIAKELCLPPVKLHCSMLAEDAIKAALADYKLKQDPKKEESEKKTNNA, encoded by the exons ATGGCGGCGCTGAGGGCGGTGGGGGCCGCGCTGCTGCGGCCCgggcgcggcgaggcggcggcgaggCTGGGCTACCACAAGAAG GTGGTGGATCACTACGAGAACCCGCGCAACGTCGGCTCCCTCGACCGCAACGCCAAGAACGTGGGCACCGGCCTGGTGGGCGCCCCCGCCTGCGGGGACGTCATGAAGCTGCAG GTGGAGGTGGACGAGAACGGGAAGATCATCGACGCCCGCTTCAAGACGTTCGGCTGCGGATCGGCCATCGCCTCCAGTTCGCTGGCCACCGAGTGGGTTAAAGGGAAAACG GTTGATGAAGCTTTGAAGATCAGGAACACAGATATTGCTAAAGAACTTTGCCTTCCTCCAGTCAAACTGCACTGCTCTA tgttggctgaagatgcaatcaagGCCGCCTTGGCTGATTACAAGCTGAAGCAGGATCCAAAGAAAGAAgagtcagagaagaaaacaaacaatgcCTAA
- the TMEM119 gene encoding transmembrane protein 119: MRTSWPAALAASELGAEEEEREEEEEEEEEEEGCGPGRGRKGARGEARGSGPSSRRPRALPEVPAAEGGPERRGTMARRLALGALLLAASAAAASGPGAALGDAGGSGDGEEAAAASAAGPPAPPPTGSAAPGEAPGGLAAFLREYLLLAAVAGSLALVLLFVVCAALLVRRKHKAAAYYPSSFPKKKYVDQRDKAGGARAFSEVPDKAAEPGAPEPADGARQLRDDILAAAQSLRPPAARPDAKAPAGDGDGDAEPPRDGQAQEAAAGGEGPPGV; the protein is encoded by the exons ATGAGAACAAGCTGGCCGGCGGCGCTGGCAGCCAGTGAGCtcggggcggaggaggaggagagggaggaggaggaggaggaggaggaggaggaggagggctgcgggccgggccgcggcagaAAGGGGGCCAGAGGCGAGGCGCGCGGGAGCGGCCCGTCGTCCCGCCGCCCTCGGGCGCTGCCGGAGGTGCCCGCTGCTGAG GGAGGGCCGGAGCGGCGCGGCACGATGGCGCGGCGGCTGGCGCTGGGCGCCCTGCTGCTggcggcctcggcggcggcggcctcggggccgggggcggccctgGGCGacgccgggggcagcggggacggCGAGGAGGCCGCCGCGGCGtcggccgccggccccccggccccgccgccgacggggagcgcggcgcccggcgaGGCGCCCGGCGGCCTGGCCGCCTTCCTGCGCGAGTACCTGCTGCTGGCGGCCGTGGCCGGCTCCCTGGCGCTGGTGCTGCTCTTCGTcgtctgcgccgccctcctggtGCGCCGCAAGCACAAGGCGGCCGCCTACtacccctcctccttccccaagaAGAAGTACGTGGACCAGCGCGACaaggccggcggcgcccgggccttCAGCGAGGTGCCCGACAAGGCCGCCGAGCCCGGCGCCCCCGAGCCCGCCGACGGCGCCCGGCAGCTCCGCGACGACATCCTGGCCGCCGCGCAGAGcctgcgcccgcccgccgcccgccccgacgCCAAGGCCCCCGCCGGCGATGGCGACGGCGACGCCGAGCCGCCTCGCGACGGGCAGGCCCaggaggccgcggcgggcggcgagggccCCCCCGGCGTCTAG